Proteins encoded in a region of the Candidatus Binatus sp. genome:
- a CDS encoding enoyl-CoA hydratase-related protein: MSEYQFIQVEAVEPGVCRIALNRPEKRNALSNPLRSELFAALRKADLDPAIGAVIIKGNGKCFSAGYDLAQPPGTPLPRHVSPGEGIWPRHLVDGWFEMWDMATPVIAQVHGYCLAGGSELATACDLVYCAEDAQIGYPPVRAMSTPDCAFHPWLMGMRNAMEMMLTGDSISGIEAAQMGFANRAFPAGRLEAEVLNVARRVAKIPRDLQALNKRVVHRAMEIMGARAAIRSATEIQALCFHQPSSREYLKKMAQDVKSALDERDSKFEDYRTAERAKKK, from the coding sequence ATGAGCGAATACCAATTCATCCAGGTTGAGGCAGTCGAGCCCGGCGTCTGCCGCATCGCGCTCAACCGGCCCGAGAAGCGCAACGCACTTTCCAATCCACTCCGCAGCGAGTTGTTCGCGGCTCTGCGCAAGGCGGACCTCGACCCCGCGATCGGTGCTGTCATCATCAAGGGCAACGGCAAATGCTTCAGCGCCGGCTACGATCTCGCGCAGCCGCCGGGGACGCCGCTGCCGCGTCACGTCTCGCCGGGCGAAGGAATCTGGCCGCGCCATCTGGTCGATGGATGGTTCGAGATGTGGGACATGGCGACGCCGGTGATCGCGCAGGTTCACGGCTATTGCCTGGCCGGCGGCAGCGAGCTCGCGACGGCCTGCGACCTGGTGTATTGCGCCGAGGATGCGCAAATCGGCTATCCGCCGGTGCGCGCGATGTCCACGCCTGACTGTGCCTTCCATCCGTGGCTGATGGGAATGCGCAATGCGATGGAAATGATGCTGACTGGCGATTCGATTAGCGGTATCGAGGCGGCGCAGATGGGTTTCGCTAATCGCGCGTTCCCAGCCGGCCGGCTCGAAGCCGAGGTGCTGAACGTCGCGCGGCGCGTGGCAAAGATTCCGCGCGACCTGCAGGCGCTGAACAAGCGCGTGGTGCATCGCGCGATGGAAATCATGGGTGCGCGCGCTGCAATCCGCTCGGCCACCGAAATCCAGGCGCTATGCTTCCATCAGCCTTCATCGCGCGAGTACCTGAAGAAGATGGCGCAGGACGTCAAGAGCGCACTCGACGAACGCGACTCGAAATTCGAGGACTATCGCACCGCGGAGCGCGCCAAAAAGAAGTGA
- the thiD gene encoding bifunctional hydroxymethylpyrimidine kinase/phosphomethylpyrimidine kinase: MSANDSMDRVALTIAGSDSSGGAGIQADLKTFAAFKVFGASAITAITAQNTRGVSAIANLEPAFVAAQIDAVADDFTIAAAKTGMLSRAEIISAVADRIRIRKIPNLVVDPVIVAASGDILLEPDAIALMREAMLPLATVVTPNLREASILTGREVSNRDEMREAARTLVAMGARAALVKSGRLADAAHDRDSQHRDAIDILYDGRNFREFSAKRVPIERAHGAGCTLSAAIAASLARGASLENAIDAAKRYVTLALENAPRIGHGARPLNHSVAASLIDSEKE; the protein is encoded by the coding sequence GTGAGCGCGAACGATTCGATGGATCGAGTTGCGCTCACGATCGCGGGCTCCGATTCGAGCGGCGGCGCGGGCATCCAAGCGGACTTGAAGACGTTTGCCGCATTCAAGGTTTTCGGCGCCAGCGCGATCACCGCGATCACCGCGCAGAATACTCGCGGCGTGAGCGCGATCGCGAACCTGGAACCGGCATTCGTGGCGGCGCAAATCGACGCGGTCGCGGATGACTTCACAATCGCGGCGGCGAAAACCGGGATGCTCTCCCGCGCCGAAATAATCAGCGCCGTCGCGGATCGAATCCGCATCCGCAAAATCCCAAACCTCGTCGTCGATCCGGTGATCGTCGCGGCCAGCGGCGACATCCTGCTCGAGCCCGACGCGATCGCGCTGATGCGCGAAGCGATGCTCCCGCTGGCGACCGTCGTCACGCCGAATCTGCGCGAGGCGAGCATCCTGACCGGGCGCGAGGTGTCGAATCGCGACGAGATGCGCGAAGCCGCGCGGACGCTGGTGGCGATGGGCGCTCGCGCGGCGCTGGTGAAGAGCGGACGGCTTGCTGATGCCGCGCACGATCGCGATTCCCAGCATCGTGACGCAATCGACATTCTTTACGACGGGCGCAACTTCCGCGAATTCAGCGCGAAGCGAGTGCCGATCGAACGCGCGCATGGCGCAGGATGCACGCTGTCGGCGGCGATCGCGGCGTCGCTCGCCAGAGGTGCGTCGCTCGAAAATGCGATTGACGCCGCCAAGCGCTACGTAACGCTCGCGCTCGAAAATGCGCCGCGGATCGGTCACGGTGCGCGTCCGCTCAATCATTCGGTGGCAGCCTCGTTGATCGATTCAGAGAAGGAGTGA
- the tenA gene encoding thiaminase II: MTTRNSFTQAIRAKAQPIWDRELQHPFVRGLGDGTLSLDRFRFYLAQDYVFLIEYGRVFALAAAKARDLGTIGFFAKLLDETLNTEMRLHRDYCRRLGIAEAELEATTPAPITHAYTRHLLTVAYSGSLVEIVAAVIPCQLGYAEIGTALARENCGRENANYSEWIDMYSSPEFLAGAEKLGTLLDDLTAGLPARELALLETLFLTSSRYEYLFWEMAWTQASWPV, from the coding sequence ATGACGACGCGAAATTCATTCACGCAGGCGATCCGCGCTAAGGCGCAACCGATTTGGGATCGCGAACTGCAGCACCCGTTCGTACGCGGCCTCGGCGACGGGACGCTCTCGCTCGATCGATTTCGCTTCTACCTGGCGCAGGATTACGTCTTCCTGATCGAATACGGCCGCGTGTTCGCGCTGGCGGCGGCCAAGGCGCGCGACCTCGGCACGATTGGATTTTTTGCGAAGCTGCTCGACGAGACGCTGAACACCGAGATGCGATTGCATCGCGATTACTGCCGACGCCTCGGAATCGCGGAAGCCGAGCTCGAGGCGACTACGCCGGCGCCAATCACTCACGCTTACACGCGGCATCTGCTGACCGTCGCGTACAGCGGCTCGCTCGTGGAAATCGTGGCGGCGGTGATCCCGTGCCAGCTTGGCTACGCGGAAATCGGGACTGCGCTCGCGCGCGAAAATTGCGGCCGCGAAAACGCGAACTACTCAGAATGGATCGATATGTACTCCTCGCCGGAATTCCTTGCGGGGGCAGAAAAACTTGGGACTCTGCTCGACGATCTCACCGCGGGATTGCCCGCGCGCGAGTTGGCGCTGCTCGAGACGCTTTTTCTGACCAGCAGCCGCTACGAATATCTGTTCTGGGAGATGGCGTGGACGCAGGCGTCGTGGCCGGTCTGA
- a CDS encoding universal stress protein, with translation MSLPYRKILCPVDFDDNSIAALEAAAELARHHDATLYVLHTVPMIVPPTSMPVYVDLYQGQEQTAVKNLQELARKYLAGIKYEIMVNMGEPAGSILKAERGIGADLLVMSTHGRRGFSRFFLGSVAELVLREARCPVLTVRRLAPKKDQVGAWMTRNPVTGRLDEMLSAIHAKMVEGAFRSIPLVQDDRVVAILTEGDIRAQAGHLDDTPASKAVTHALVTVGPDTTVREAARIMRERKIDGLPVVEDGRLVGMITTSDLLKATTVE, from the coding sequence ATGTCTTTGCCGTATCGCAAAATTCTCTGCCCCGTGGACTTCGACGACAACTCGATCGCTGCTCTGGAGGCTGCGGCTGAACTCGCGCGGCATCATGATGCCACCCTATACGTCCTCCACACAGTGCCGATGATCGTGCCGCCCACCTCGATGCCGGTGTATGTCGATCTCTACCAGGGCCAGGAGCAGACGGCGGTCAAGAATCTGCAGGAACTCGCGCGCAAGTATCTGGCCGGAATCAAGTACGAAATCATGGTCAATATGGGCGAGCCGGCTGGCTCGATTCTCAAAGCGGAGCGCGGGATCGGCGCGGACCTGCTGGTGATGTCCACGCATGGACGGCGTGGCTTCTCGCGCTTCTTTCTCGGCAGCGTGGCCGAACTTGTGCTGCGCGAAGCCCGATGTCCGGTGCTGACGGTTCGCCGCCTCGCGCCGAAGAAAGACCAGGTGGGCGCCTGGATGACCCGTAATCCAGTGACCGGACGACTCGACGAAATGCTCTCGGCGATTCACGCAAAGATGGTCGAAGGCGCGTTTCGGAGCATCCCGCTTGTCCAGGACGATCGCGTCGTCGCGATACTCACCGAGGGAGACATTCGCGCGCAGGCAGGGCATTTGGACGATACACCGGCCAGCAAAGCCGTCACCCACGCGCTCGTGACGGTCGGACCCGACACCACCGTTCGCGAAGCCGCACGTATCATGCGCGAGCGGAAAATCGACGGGCTTCCAGTGGTCGAGGATGGCCGCCTGGTCGGAATGATCACGACCAGCGATCTGCTCAAAGCAACCACCGTCGAATGA
- a CDS encoding universal stress protein — MAAFRYTRADVWRGFTVEIAGPQIALWPGRTRRRCDARRFGGEPLEETRMQAFQRILCPIDFAEHSMAALEVALKLARQNDASLHLLNVAPFPANKDGFQHGPKLPFPCVETERWEQLARIARERIPPPMRYDTLVMAGDPAQQVLDAARDLRADLIVMGTHGRRGLSRLIMGSVAERVVRESPIPVLTAHSTARVRKVT; from the coding sequence ATGGCAGCGTTTCGATACACTCGGGCGGACGTTTGGCGTGGTTTTACAGTCGAGATCGCTGGTCCGCAGATTGCTCTTTGGCCGGGGCGGACAAGACGAAGGTGCGACGCCAGAAGGTTCGGCGGCGAGCCGTTGGAGGAAACGAGGATGCAGGCCTTTCAAAGGATCCTATGTCCGATTGACTTTGCAGAGCATTCGATGGCGGCTCTCGAGGTGGCGCTGAAGCTCGCGCGGCAAAACGATGCGTCCCTGCATCTGCTGAACGTGGCGCCATTTCCAGCCAATAAGGACGGCTTTCAGCACGGGCCGAAGCTGCCTTTTCCATGCGTCGAGACGGAAAGGTGGGAGCAACTGGCGAGGATTGCGCGCGAGCGGATCCCTCCTCCGATGCGCTACGACACGCTGGTGATGGCCGGCGATCCGGCCCAGCAAGTGCTCGACGCGGCGCGCGACCTCCGCGCCGATCTGATCGTCATGGGCACCCACGGACGTCGAGGCCTCAGTCGTCTGATCATGGGTAGTGTCGCCGAACGGGTCGTGCGCGAATCACCAATCCCGGTACTCACCGCGCATTCGACTGCCCGCGTTCGAAAGGTCACGTGA
- a CDS encoding CBS domain-containing protein has translation MENLKVRDVMTADATTLGRNDKLTLADDIMRLGRIRHLPVVDDDGQTLVGVVSQRDLFRDALAHALGYGRHAQRAVLGTLSVKEVMSSDVITTSPDTSLVEAARILTERKIGCLPVVEHGRLVGILTEGDFVALIARGKK, from the coding sequence ATGGAAAATCTGAAAGTTCGCGACGTAATGACTGCGGACGCCACTACCCTCGGTCGCAACGACAAGCTCACGCTCGCCGACGACATCATGCGCCTGGGGCGAATCCGCCATCTGCCGGTGGTCGATGACGACGGCCAGACGCTGGTCGGCGTCGTCAGCCAGCGCGACCTCTTTCGCGACGCGCTCGCGCATGCGCTCGGCTATGGACGCCATGCGCAGCGCGCGGTCCTCGGTACGTTGTCGGTCAAGGAAGTGATGAGCAGCGACGTGATCACTACCAGCCCCGATACGTCACTGGTCGAGGCGGCGCGAATCCTGACGGAGCGGAAGATCGGATGCCTGCCGGTGGTCGAGCACGGACGCCTGGTCGGCATCCTCACGGAGGGCGACTTTGTCGCGCTGATCGCGCGCGGAAAGAAGTAG